The Acidimicrobiales bacterium genome includes the window CAAGGTCGAGATCTTCGGCGACGGTGTCTCTCCTTACATCCCCGACGGAACGGAACGCCATTTCCTCGTCAAGATCGAGGACGGCCGCTGCGCCTGGTACCGCGAGGTGGACGGGGACGACCCATCCATAAAGCTGGACTACCGCTTCCGGGGGCCCGCTCGCGTATTCGACGAGATCGCCGCGGGACTGGAGGACCCTGTGAACGCGGCGTTGCACGGGACGGTGAAGGTGCGCGGTGATATGCGCTTCCTGATGCGCCAGGCCCCGCAGGTCAAGGTCCTGCTGGAGGCCTACGCAACCGGCGTGCGGACGTCCTGGCCGCTCGGACGCCCCCCCTACGCATCCCGTACCGAGGAGGCGGTCCATGCGTGACGCCTACGACGCCATCGTCATCGGGGCGGGGCACAACGGGCTGACCCTCGGCGCCTACCTGGCCCGCAGCGGCCTGGAGGTCCTGGTGCTGGAGCGCCGGCACGAGGAAGGCGGCGGGCTGTGCACCGAGGAGCTCACGCTGCCCGGCTTCCTCCACAACGTCCACGCCAACTACCACACCTTTGTGGACCTGGCCCCGCCGGTGCACGATCTCGACGTGCGCGGCCACGGCGTCGAGTACGTGCGGCCGGAGGTGCAAATGGCGTCGATATACGACGACGGGACGGCCCTCACCGTGCACACCGACCTCGACAAGACGTGCGAGTCCATCGCCAGGTTCTCCGAGGAGGACGCCGAGACATTCCGCCGCCTGTACGGCGAGGCCCACGGCTATGTCGACCTGCTCCTCGCCACGCTTATGTACCAGCCCCCCATGTCGGTCAAGGAGCTGACCAGGGCGCTGGCCACCTTCGGCGTCGAGGACCGATCCGAATTCCTCTCCGTGAAGCTGCGGCGGGAGACCATCAACCAGTTCCTCGACCAGCACTTCACCCACCCGAAGGTCAAGGCCCACCTGGCCTTTCACGGGGCCGTCTGCGCCTACACCAACGACGTGCCCGGCCTCGCCATCGGCTTCCCGCTGCTCGTCGGGAAGATCGACAACTGGCACCTCTGCATCGGGGGGTCTCATCGCCTGGCGCACGCCCTGTGGCGGGATCTGGCCCAGCACGGAGGGGTGATGGTCAGCGACGCCGACGTCAGGGCGATACTCGTCGAGGGTGGTCGTGCCGTTGGAGTCCGCCTCGCGGACGGGACCGAGGTGGCAGCTCGCAAGCTCGTCGCCTCGACGGTGTCGGTCGAGCAGACCTTCCTGGAGTTCCTCGAGCCGGCGGCGATACCGGAGGAGCTGCAGACCCGGGTAAAGAACGACGTCAAGCACAAGGACTGGAGCCTGTTCTCGGTCCACCTGGCCCTCTCCGCGCTTCCCGAATATTCGGCCGCCGAGTTCGACCCCGACGTGAACCGGGCCTGGGTGGTTAACCTGGGTTACGGGTCGCTGGAAGAGCTGAGCGCCCACTTTGCCGGCGTGCGGGCCGGGCAGCTGCCCGAACCGAAGCCAAACGCGGCGGTCAATTCCTTGTACGACCCGACCGACGCGCCGGCCGGGTACGCGACCGGTCTGCTCCGCCAGTTCGCCCCCTTCTCGATCGCCGGTGGCGGGGAAGGCCAGTGGGAGAGCATGGGGCACTGGTATGGGCGCCGGTGCATCGAGGCATGGCGGAGGTACGCGCCCAACCTCACCGACGACGTCATCCTCGACTGGGTCCCCTACACCCCGCTCGAGATCGCCCAGAAACTCCCGAACATGGTGAGGGGCGATTGGATGATGGGCGAGGTGAGCCTGGCCAACATGCTCGACCAGCGCCCGCTGCCGGAGCTGGGTCAGTACAGGACGCCGGTCGAGGCCCTCTACATGGCCGGGTCGACGCAGCACCCACACGGCTTCATTACGTTCGCGCCCGCCTACAACGCCCTGCAGGTCATCGCAGACGACCTCGGCATCGAAGCGTGGTGGCGCCGGGTATGAGACGCCCGGAGGTCAGGCTGGGGGCGGGTGACGAGGACGCGTCCGGGCTGGCCTGCATGGTGGCGAGCCTGCTGGAGGACAACGTGCGCGACTTCCGCAGCCGTGCCGCCGCGGCCCGCTACGCACGCGGCGATGTGGTTCTGCGGACGTCCGACAATGACATGGCCGTCACCCTCTCCTTCCGGCCGGGACAGGTCGTCGTCGAAGAGGGGCCGAGAGCCGGGGTCACCG containing:
- a CDS encoding SCP2 sterol-binding domain-containing protein; its protein translation is MADIYTEGWYLEVRDAMNAKVGTMKELPPGDIQVKVEIFGDGVSPYIPDGTERHFLVKIEDGRCAWYREVDGDDPSIKLDYRFRGPARVFDEIAAGLEDPVNAALHGTVKVRGDMRFLMRQAPQVKVLLEAYATGVRTSWPLGRPPYASRTEEAVHA
- a CDS encoding NAD(P)/FAD-dependent oxidoreductase, encoding MRDAYDAIVIGAGHNGLTLGAYLARSGLEVLVLERRHEEGGGLCTEELTLPGFLHNVHANYHTFVDLAPPVHDLDVRGHGVEYVRPEVQMASIYDDGTALTVHTDLDKTCESIARFSEEDAETFRRLYGEAHGYVDLLLATLMYQPPMSVKELTRALATFGVEDRSEFLSVKLRRETINQFLDQHFTHPKVKAHLAFHGAVCAYTNDVPGLAIGFPLLVGKIDNWHLCIGGSHRLAHALWRDLAQHGGVMVSDADVRAILVEGGRAVGVRLADGTEVAARKLVASTVSVEQTFLEFLEPAAIPEELQTRVKNDVKHKDWSLFSVHLALSALPEYSAAEFDPDVNRAWVVNLGYGSLEELSAHFAGVRAGQLPEPKPNAAVNSLYDPTDAPAGYATGLLRQFAPFSIAGGGEGQWESMGHWYGRRCIEAWRRYAPNLTDDVILDWVPYTPLEIAQKLPNMVRGDWMMGEVSLANMLDQRPLPELGQYRTPVEALYMAGSTQHPHGFITFAPAYNALQVIADDLGIEAWWRRV